From a single Photobacterium gaetbulicola Gung47 genomic region:
- a CDS encoding orotate phosphoribosyltransferase (COG0461), with the protein MKAYQRQFIEFALEKGVLKFGEFTLKSGRKSPYFFNAGLFNTGRDLARLGRFYAEALVDAGIEYDVLFGPAYKGIPIATTTAVALADQHDVDTPYCFNRKEAKDHGEGGNLVGSALEGRIMLVDDVITAGTAIRESMEIIKANGADLAGVLVAIDRQEKGKGELSAIQEVERDFGCAVISIVSLGDVVSYLEEQDGMEQHLEAVKAYRAEYGV; encoded by the coding sequence ATGAAAGCATATCAGCGTCAGTTCATCGAATTTGCCTTGGAGAAAGGGGTACTGAAGTTTGGTGAGTTCACACTGAAATCTGGCCGTAAGAGCCCGTACTTCTTCAACGCGGGTTTGTTCAACACAGGACGTGATCTTGCACGCCTAGGCCGTTTTTACGCTGAGGCTTTGGTAGATGCCGGTATCGAGTACGATGTATTGTTCGGCCCTGCGTACAAGGGGATCCCAATCGCAACGACAACCGCTGTTGCACTGGCTGATCAGCATGATGTGGATACCCCTTACTGCTTCAACCGCAAGGAAGCCAAAGACCACGGTGAGGGCGGCAACCTGGTCGGTAGCGCGCTGGAAGGCCGTATCATGCTAGTCGATGATGTTATCACTGCCGGTACGGCGATCCGCGAATCGATGGAAATCATCAAGGCCAACGGTGCCGACCTAGCCGGTGTGCTGGTGGCTATCGACCGCCAGGAAAAAGGCAAGGGCGAGCTGTCTGCTATCCAGGAAGTTGAGCGCGATTTCGGTTGTGCGGTGATTTCTATCGTGTCGCTGGGCGATGTGGTGAGCTACCTGGAAGAGCAGGACGGTATGGAACAGCACCTGGAAGCGGTGAAAGCTTACCGTGCGGAATATGGGGTATAA